In one Pseudomonas sp. SCA2728.1_7 genomic region, the following are encoded:
- a CDS encoding class I SAM-dependent methyltransferase: protein MNCRGCAAPLSLPLIDLGTSPPSNAYVHADRLEQAEQWVPLKVAVCQQCWLVQTEDYTSADSLFDAEYAYFSSFSSTWLAHAERYVAEMVERFGLSADSRVVEVAANDGYLLQYVAARGIPCLGVEPTRSTAQAAREKGLQIRELFFGRDSAAQLQSEGWGADLMAANNVLAHVPDINDFLGGFATLLKPTGVATFEFPQLLTLMAGAQFDTLYHEHYSYLSLTAVQTLCERNGLEVFDVSQLPTHGGSLRVFVQRKDGQRRPVQAAVQQQLQAELAAGVKTAEYYASLAPAAESIKHQLLRFLLQAKAEGKRVVGYGAAAKGNTLLNYAGVKADLLAWVADANPHKQGKFLPGSRIPIVAPERIAQEQPDYILVLPWNLLSEVTQQLSAAKAWGARFVVAVPELSIQ from the coding sequence ATGAACTGCCGTGGGTGCGCCGCACCGCTGAGTCTGCCGCTGATCGACCTCGGCACCTCGCCGCCGTCCAACGCCTACGTCCACGCTGATCGCCTGGAGCAGGCCGAGCAGTGGGTGCCGCTGAAAGTCGCGGTGTGCCAGCAATGCTGGCTGGTACAGACCGAGGATTACACCAGCGCCGACAGCCTGTTCGACGCCGAGTACGCTTACTTCAGTTCGTTCTCCAGCACGTGGCTGGCCCATGCCGAGCGCTATGTCGCCGAGATGGTCGAGCGCTTCGGCCTGAGCGCCGACAGCCGCGTGGTGGAAGTCGCTGCCAACGACGGCTACCTGCTGCAATACGTCGCCGCGCGTGGCATCCCGTGCCTGGGTGTCGAGCCGACCCGCAGCACCGCACAGGCAGCGCGGGAAAAAGGTCTGCAGATTCGTGAGCTGTTCTTCGGTCGCGATAGCGCCGCGCAGTTGCAAAGCGAGGGCTGGGGCGCTGATCTGATGGCAGCCAACAACGTGCTCGCGCATGTGCCGGACATCAACGATTTCCTCGGCGGTTTCGCGACGCTGCTCAAGCCGACCGGCGTGGCCACGTTCGAATTCCCGCAACTGCTGACGCTGATGGCGGGCGCGCAGTTCGACACGCTCTATCACGAGCACTATTCCTACCTGTCGTTGACGGCCGTGCAGACCCTGTGCGAGCGCAATGGTCTGGAAGTGTTCGACGTCAGCCAGCTACCGACGCACGGCGGCTCGCTGCGGGTGTTCGTGCAGCGCAAGGACGGCCAGCGTCGCCCGGTGCAAGCGGCGGTGCAGCAGCAACTGCAGGCCGAACTCGCTGCCGGGGTGAAAACCGCTGAGTACTACGCCTCGCTCGCCCCTGCGGCAGAAAGCATCAAGCATCAATTGCTGCGCTTTCTGTTACAGGCCAAGGCTGAAGGCAAGCGTGTGGTCGGTTATGGCGCTGCCGCGAAGGGCAACACCTTGCTCAATTACGCTGGGGTCAAAGCGGATTTGCTGGCCTGGGTGGCCGATGCCAACCCGCACAAGCAGGGCAAGTTCCTGCCGGGCAGCCGCATCCCGATTGTTGCGCCTGAGCGGATTGCCCAGGAGCAGCCGGACTACATTCTGGTGTTGCCGTGGAACCTGTTGAGCGAAGTGACGCAGCAACTGTCTGCGGCCAAGGCATGGGGCGCACGTTTTGTCGTCGCCGTTCCGGAGTTGAGCATCCAATGA
- the rfbG gene encoding CDP-glucose 4,6-dehydratase has translation MEAMGLSADFWRGKRVLVTGHTGFKGSWLTLWLQSLGAQVSGFSLDPSTEPSLFELARVHEGINDQRGDLRDLGALLEIIADTEPEIVLHLAAQPLVREGYRDPLGTYSSNVMGTLNLLEAIRQVGCVRACVLVTTDKVYANKEWLWPYREDEALGGHDPYSSSKACCELLAQSYAASFFPADKYAEHGLALATARAGNVLGGGDFAPERLIPDVLKAWTADEPVTLRYPQAVRPWQHALEPLAGYLQLAAGLYEEGPEYAGAWNFGPGEADMCSVGEVVELLASRWPQARGLRIEKSELHEAGLLRLDSSRARQVLGWQPRWTLQACLTQTLDWHLAWQNGDDMRTVTLGQLNLYRGAL, from the coding sequence ATGGAAGCAATGGGACTGAGTGCGGATTTCTGGCGCGGCAAACGCGTTCTCGTCACCGGACATACCGGTTTCAAAGGCAGCTGGCTGACCCTGTGGCTGCAAAGCCTCGGCGCGCAAGTCAGCGGCTTTTCCCTGGATCCGTCGACCGAGCCGAGCCTGTTCGAACTGGCGCGCGTGCACGAAGGCATCAACGATCAGCGTGGCGATCTGCGAGATCTCGGCGCCTTGCTGGAAATCATCGCCGACACCGAGCCGGAGATCGTTCTGCACCTGGCCGCGCAGCCGTTGGTGCGCGAAGGCTATCGCGATCCGCTCGGCACTTACTCCAGTAACGTCATGGGCACGCTGAACCTGCTCGAAGCGATTCGTCAGGTCGGTTGCGTGCGCGCCTGCGTGCTGGTGACCACCGACAAGGTCTACGCCAACAAGGAATGGCTGTGGCCGTACCGCGAAGACGAAGCCCTCGGTGGTCATGACCCTTACAGCAGCAGCAAAGCTTGCTGTGAGTTGCTCGCACAATCCTATGCCGCGTCGTTTTTCCCAGCGGACAAGTACGCCGAACACGGTCTGGCCCTCGCCACCGCGCGTGCCGGCAACGTCCTCGGCGGCGGCGATTTTGCCCCTGAGCGACTGATTCCCGACGTGCTCAAAGCGTGGACTGCCGACGAGCCGGTGACCTTGCGCTACCCGCAAGCCGTGCGCCCGTGGCAGCACGCGCTGGAGCCGCTGGCCGGTTATCTGCAACTGGCCGCCGGCCTCTACGAAGAGGGCCCGGAGTACGCCGGGGCGTGGAACTTCGGCCCAGGCGAGGCGGACATGTGCAGCGTTGGCGAAGTGGTCGAACTGCTTGCCAGCCGCTGGCCGCAGGCGCGCGGTCTGCGCATCGAGAAAAGCGAACTGCACGAAGCGGGCCTGTTGCGTCTGGACAGCAGTCGCGCGCGCCAAGTGCTTGGCTGGCAACCACGCTGGACCTTGCAGGCCTGCCTGACCCAAACCCTCGACTGGCACCTGGCGTGGCAGAACGGCGATGACATGCGCACCGTCACCCTCGGCCAATTGAACCTGTACCGAGGCGCGCTGTGA
- a CDS encoding cephalosporin hydroxylase family protein gives MNPHEQFREEVKANIEGLQKDKALQTESLDWVGTTAKHKYTYNFSWMGRPIIQFPQDMVAMQEIIWNLRPDVIVETGIAHGGSLVFYASILELIGHGEVLGIDIDIREHNREAIEAHPMFKRISMIQGSSIDNAIVDQVRERVQGKKVLVVLDSNHTHEHVLEELRLYAPLVSVDSYCVVMDTVVEDMPADAFPDRPWGKGDNPKTAVWAYLEENRDFEIDQAIHSKLLITVAPDGYLRRVR, from the coding sequence ATGAATCCGCATGAACAGTTTCGCGAAGAAGTAAAAGCCAACATCGAAGGCCTGCAGAAAGACAAGGCCTTGCAGACCGAGTCTCTGGACTGGGTCGGCACCACGGCCAAGCACAAGTACACGTACAACTTCAGCTGGATGGGCCGGCCGATCATTCAGTTCCCGCAGGACATGGTCGCGATGCAGGAAATCATCTGGAACCTGCGTCCGGACGTGATCGTCGAGACGGGTATCGCGCACGGCGGTTCGCTGGTGTTCTACGCCTCGATCCTGGAACTGATCGGGCATGGCGAAGTACTGGGCATCGACATCGATATTCGCGAGCACAACCGCGAAGCCATCGAAGCGCACCCGATGTTCAAACGCATCAGCATGATCCAGGGTTCGAGCATCGATAACGCCATCGTCGATCAGGTGCGCGAGCGCGTGCAGGGCAAAAAAGTGCTGGTGGTGCTGGACTCCAACCACACCCACGAGCATGTCCTCGAAGAACTGCGTCTGTATGCACCTTTGGTTTCGGTGGACAGCTATTGCGTGGTCATGGACACCGTGGTCGAAGACATGCCGGCCGATGCGTTCCCGGATCGTCCGTGGGGCAAGGGTGACAACCCGAAAACCGCGGTGTGGGCTTACCTGGAAGAGAATCGCGATTTCGAGATCGATCAGGCGATTCACAGCAAATTGCTGATCACAGTCGCGCCGGATGGTTATCTGCGTCGCGTGCGTTAA
- a CDS encoding glycosyltransferase, giving the protein MNSLPLVSLVIPAFNPRFFERALRSAVGQGYGHLEIIVCDDSRGIEIETIVSNVGEETGVAVRYVRNPRTLGLVGNLKACLDQAQGEFIKFLCDDDLLYSACIEQQAQEMRRAEVSLVLAQRLLWDANDIILPARLENTSLSPVSGLFKGDDLLAIFEKFPVNVLGGFSNALFRRADVAELLPALTEEGGCFVASLDFALYICLLRRGNLAVSNNVLSAERLYPERLSAQQPMKDAMDVEREWLSQMLKVRNGESAPAPGWVRYIPLAKADESPRVWDELPLSRTLGSRQSRQECGVGVDSLSFGELYAQWLECRVLTEGQRKMLPETIAGWSHQPRIVPVIIDDKGSRAGVERTLEALANQDYPAELVLVLSASCSEAELDGRVFRLPLQDDGLEQLNTLLPQLEGADWFYLLQPGDRPVATALLIMADRIAHSRTFTCLYSDEGSLRNGESAEPAFKPDFNLDLMRSYPYVGRALAFKRERVLELGGLASDFAQLAPHDLLWRMVENDGTQVVGHIAEVLLESKFDLSQWLTDAGVLEQNPRLLDAHLQRLGIAYETRREGRELLNRVDYRHARRPLVSVIIVAQDQTAALQRCVETLLEKTAYTEYEILLVDSGSETAEARAWLDGMGQLGGERIRVLRCLQKHNPAAIHNFAVSQARGEYVLLLNAFAVITQADWLDELLNHAQRPEVGVVGAKLFDPDGGILHAGLILGLQGPAGLPFLGQPMQSEGYMFRLQAVQDLSAVGGDCLMVRKSVFEEVAGLDEQDLKIAYNVVDLCLRIGREGYLVVWNPHARLALGTRPSAVATSEEQQQHEREQDTFYQRWLPLIARDPAYNVNLALQGIGATNFSLEPGLLSGWRAFSKSSLPNVLVVPINASAIGHYRMSQPMLELEAANRVEGRICYGLPSIVDIERQAPDVIVLQGRYSEHAIDEIPPLKKYFSARRIFELDDYVIDVPHRNAHIRNMPNKQDMERMVRRAIGLCDRVVVSTQPLANALSDMHHDIRVVPNMLAKDLWSNLRSQRRTSKKPRVGWGGGTSHHGDLAVIAEVVRELANEVDWVFFGMCPDDLRPYMHEFHGVIPLDVYPAKLASLNLDLALAPLEFHIFNDCKSNLRLLEYGACGYPVICTDTEAYRGYLPCTRVKTNTTDEWLQAIRMHLADPDASYRMGDELREVVLRDYVLRGDNLRYWENGWLAD; this is encoded by the coding sequence GTGAATTCACTCCCTCTCGTCAGCCTTGTCATTCCCGCCTTCAATCCACGCTTTTTCGAGCGTGCGTTGCGCAGCGCCGTCGGCCAAGGCTATGGCCATCTGGAAATCATCGTTTGCGATGACAGTCGTGGCATCGAGATTGAAACCATCGTCTCGAATGTCGGCGAGGAGACCGGCGTCGCCGTGCGTTATGTACGCAACCCGCGCACGTTGGGACTGGTCGGCAACCTGAAAGCCTGCCTGGATCAGGCGCAGGGCGAATTCATCAAGTTTCTGTGTGACGATGATCTGCTCTATTCCGCCTGTATCGAGCAGCAGGCGCAGGAGATGCGCCGCGCTGAGGTCAGTCTGGTGCTGGCCCAGCGACTGCTCTGGGACGCGAACGACATCATCCTGCCTGCGCGTCTGGAAAACACTTCGCTGTCGCCGGTCAGTGGCCTGTTCAAGGGTGACGATCTACTGGCGATATTCGAAAAATTCCCGGTCAACGTTCTCGGCGGATTCAGCAACGCGCTGTTTCGCCGCGCGGACGTCGCCGAGCTGCTGCCGGCATTGACCGAGGAGGGCGGCTGTTTCGTCGCGAGCCTGGATTTCGCCTTGTATATCTGCCTGCTGCGCCGCGGCAACCTGGCGGTGTCGAACAATGTACTGAGCGCCGAGCGCCTTTATCCGGAGCGGCTGAGTGCGCAACAACCGATGAAGGACGCGATGGACGTCGAGCGCGAGTGGCTCTCGCAAATGCTCAAAGTCCGCAACGGTGAGTCGGCGCCGGCGCCAGGCTGGGTGCGCTACATCCCGCTGGCAAAGGCTGATGAGTCGCCAAGGGTTTGGGATGAGCTGCCGTTGAGTCGCACCCTGGGTTCCCGGCAGAGCCGCCAGGAGTGTGGCGTCGGGGTGGATAGCCTGAGTTTCGGCGAACTCTATGCGCAATGGCTGGAGTGCCGGGTGCTGACCGAAGGGCAGCGCAAGATGCTGCCGGAAACCATCGCCGGTTGGTCGCACCAGCCGCGAATCGTACCGGTCATCATCGACGACAAAGGCAGTCGCGCTGGTGTAGAGCGTACGCTGGAGGCCCTCGCCAATCAGGATTACCCGGCGGAACTGGTGCTGGTACTGTCCGCCTCCTGCTCCGAAGCGGAGCTGGATGGCCGTGTGTTTCGACTGCCGCTGCAAGACGACGGGCTGGAGCAGCTCAACACCTTGCTGCCGCAACTGGAAGGCGCCGACTGGTTCTACCTGCTGCAACCCGGTGATCGCCCGGTGGCTACGGCGTTGCTGATCATGGCTGACCGGATCGCGCATTCGCGGACTTTCACTTGCCTGTACAGCGACGAAGGCAGTCTGCGCAATGGCGAGTCGGCAGAGCCTGCGTTCAAGCCGGATTTCAACCTCGACCTCATGCGCAGCTACCCCTACGTCGGGCGGGCGCTGGCGTTCAAGCGCGAGCGGGTTCTGGAGTTGGGAGGGCTGGCGTCTGACTTTGCCCAACTGGCGCCTCACGACCTGCTCTGGCGGATGGTCGAGAACGACGGCACTCAGGTGGTCGGGCATATCGCCGAAGTGTTGCTCGAATCGAAATTCGATCTGTCCCAATGGCTCACCGATGCAGGTGTGCTGGAACAGAATCCACGGCTGCTCGATGCGCATCTGCAGCGTTTGGGGATTGCCTACGAGACCCGGCGTGAGGGCCGTGAGCTGCTCAATCGGGTCGACTATCGTCACGCCCGCCGCCCGTTGGTCTCGGTGATCATAGTCGCTCAGGATCAGACGGCAGCCTTGCAGCGTTGTGTCGAAACGCTGCTGGAAAAAACCGCTTACACCGAGTACGAAATTCTCCTCGTCGATAGCGGTAGCGAAACCGCCGAGGCGCGGGCCTGGCTCGACGGCATGGGACAGTTGGGCGGTGAGCGGATTCGTGTGTTGCGCTGCCTGCAAAAGCACAACCCTGCCGCCATTCACAACTTTGCCGTGAGCCAGGCGCGTGGCGAGTACGTGTTGCTGCTCAACGCTTTTGCGGTGATCACTCAAGCCGATTGGCTCGACGAATTGCTCAATCATGCGCAGCGCCCGGAAGTCGGAGTGGTCGGCGCCAAGTTGTTCGATCCGGACGGCGGGATCTTGCATGCCGGCCTGATTCTCGGTTTGCAGGGGCCGGCCGGGCTGCCGTTCCTGGGGCAACCGATGCAGTCGGAGGGCTATATGTTCCGACTGCAGGCGGTGCAGGATCTGAGCGCCGTCGGCGGTGACTGCCTGATGGTTCGCAAGTCGGTCTTCGAGGAGGTCGCGGGGCTCGACGAACAGGACTTGAAGATCGCGTACAACGTCGTGGATCTGTGCCTGCGTATCGGCCGCGAAGGTTACCTGGTGGTGTGGAATCCGCATGCCAGGCTGGCGCTGGGCACACGCCCGAGCGCCGTGGCAACGAGCGAAGAGCAACAACAGCACGAGCGCGAGCAGGATACTTTTTACCAGCGCTGGTTGCCGCTGATTGCGCGCGATCCGGCCTACAACGTCAACCTTGCGCTACAGGGGATCGGGGCCACCAACTTCAGTCTCGAACCGGGTCTGCTGAGCGGCTGGCGTGCGTTTTCCAAGTCGAGTCTGCCCAACGTGCTCGTGGTACCGATCAACGCTTCTGCCATCGGCCATTACCGCATGAGTCAGCCGATGCTCGAGCTGGAGGCGGCCAACCGGGTCGAAGGGCGCATCTGTTACGGCTTGCCGTCGATCGTCGACATCGAGCGTCAGGCGCCCGACGTGATTGTGCTGCAGGGGCGCTACTCGGAGCACGCCATCGATGAAATCCCGCCCCTGAAGAAGTATTTCAGCGCCCGGCGTATTTTCGAACTGGATGACTATGTCATCGACGTTCCTCATCGCAATGCCCACATCCGCAACATGCCGAACAAGCAGGACATGGAGCGCATGGTGCGTCGAGCGATCGGCCTCTGCGATCGGGTGGTGGTGTCGACGCAGCCACTGGCCAATGCGCTGTCGGACATGCACCACGACATTCGTGTGGTGCCGAACATGCTCGCCAAAGACCTTTGGAGCAACCTGCGCAGCCAGCGGCGTACGTCGAAAAAGCCACGGGTCGGTTGGGGCGGTGGCACCAGCCACCACGGCGACCTGGCCGTGATCGCCGAGGTGGTTCGCGAGCTGGCCAATGAAGTCGACTGGGTGTTCTTCGGCATGTGCCCGGATGACCTGCGTCCGTACATGCATGAATTCCACGGGGTGATCCCGCTTGACGTATATCCGGCGAAACTGGCCAGCCTCAACCTCGATCTGGCCCTCGCACCGCTGGAGTTCCACATCTTCAACGACTGCAAGAGCAACCTGCGGCTGCTGGAGTACGGCGCTTGCGGCTACCCGGTGATCTGCACTGACACCGAAGCCTATCGCGGCTACCTGCCGTGTACGCGGGTCAAGACCAACACCACCGATGAGTGGCTGCAGGCGATCCGCATGCACCTGGCCGATCCTGATGCCAGTTACCGCATGGGCGACGAGTTGCGTGAGGTGGTGTTGCGCGATTACGTGCTGCGTGGCGATAACCTGCGCTATTGGGAAAATGGCTGGCTGGCGGACTGA
- the rfbC gene encoding dTDP-4-dehydrorhamnose 3,5-epimerase, with product MSEFSLKALPLAGLFSVQHKRFEDQRGHFARLFCEGSLSAFGSEFHIRQINHSCTREKGSVRGLHYQNANAPEAKLITCLRGEVWDVAVDLRPDSETFLHWHAEHLKAGDGRSLLIPAGFAHGFQTLTEDAELLYLHSADYAPEHEGGLSVNDPRLAIAWPLPVNNLSARDSSHPALDQHFAGVRL from the coding sequence GTGAGCGAGTTTTCCCTGAAGGCGTTGCCGCTGGCCGGACTGTTCAGCGTTCAGCACAAGCGTTTCGAAGATCAGCGCGGGCACTTCGCCCGGTTGTTCTGCGAGGGCAGTCTGAGTGCGTTCGGCAGTGAATTTCATATCCGTCAGATCAACCATTCCTGCACCCGCGAGAAGGGCAGTGTGCGCGGTCTGCATTATCAGAACGCCAACGCCCCGGAAGCCAAACTGATCACCTGCCTGCGCGGTGAAGTGTGGGACGTGGCGGTGGATTTGCGCCCCGACTCGGAAACGTTTCTGCACTGGCACGCCGAGCATCTGAAGGCCGGTGACGGTCGCAGCCTGTTGATCCCTGCCGGGTTCGCCCACGGTTTCCAGACCCTCACCGAAGATGCCGAATTGCTTTACCTGCACAGCGCCGATTACGCACCCGAGCACGAGGGCGGTCTGTCGGTGAATGATCCACGGCTGGCGATTGCCTGGCCGTTGCCTGTCAATAATTTGTCAGCGCGTGATTCCAGCCATCCCGCGCTCGATCAACACTTTGCTGGAGTGCGTCTATGA
- the rfbF gene encoding glucose-1-phosphate cytidylyltransferase, which translates to MKAVILAGGLGTRISEESHLKPKPMIEIGGKPILWHIMKQYSAHGIHDFVICLGYKGYAIKDFFANYFLHTSDVTFDMRENRMDVHQNYSEPWRVTLIDTGEETMTGGRLGRAARYLEDEEAFCFTYGDGVSDLNISALVDFHLTHGKLATVTAVQPPGRYGALDREGDRVLGFTEKPRGDGGWINGGFFVLSPKVLPLIEGDSTSWESGPLDGLAARGELMAFQHDGFWQPMDTLRDKNHLEALWQSGEAPWKQWD; encoded by the coding sequence ATGAAGGCAGTTATTTTGGCGGGTGGTCTGGGCACGCGCATCAGTGAAGAGTCGCACCTCAAGCCCAAGCCGATGATCGAGATTGGCGGCAAGCCAATTCTCTGGCACATCATGAAGCAGTACTCCGCCCACGGGATTCACGACTTCGTGATCTGCCTGGGCTACAAGGGGTACGCGATCAAGGATTTCTTCGCCAACTACTTCCTGCACACCTCCGATGTGACCTTCGACATGCGTGAAAACCGCATGGACGTTCACCAGAATTACAGCGAGCCATGGCGTGTGACGCTGATCGATACCGGTGAAGAAACCATGACCGGTGGCCGCCTGGGGCGAGCCGCGCGCTATCTGGAAGATGAGGAAGCCTTCTGCTTCACCTATGGCGACGGCGTTTCCGATTTGAACATCAGCGCGTTGGTCGACTTCCACCTGACTCACGGCAAACTGGCCACCGTCACCGCCGTACAACCGCCGGGACGCTACGGCGCGCTGGATCGCGAAGGCGACCGGGTGCTGGGTTTCACCGAGAAGCCACGCGGCGACGGAGGCTGGATCAATGGCGGCTTTTTCGTGCTGTCACCCAAGGTCCTGCCGCTGATCGAAGGCGATTCGACCTCTTGGGAATCCGGTCCGCTGGACGGCCTGGCCGCCCGCGGTGAGCTGATGGCGTTTCAGCACGATGGTTTCTGGCAACCCATGGACACCCTGCGCGACAAGAACCACCTCGAAGCCCTGTGGCAGAGCGGGGAGGCCCCATGGAAGCAATGGGACTGA
- a CDS encoding DegT/DnrJ/EryC1/StrS aminotransferase family protein codes for MSRIHYTKPSVGELEAQYVLDAVQNGWGARCYEYLTRFEHGFAEHLGATYAIATSSCTGALHMGMAALGVGAGDEVILANTNWIASAAPITYLGATPVFVDVLADSWCLDPQLVRKAITPRTKAILAVHLYGNLCDMDALLAIGREFGIPVIEDAAEAIGSQWRGKAAGSLGAFGAFSFHGTKTMTTGEGGMFVTSDKALYERVLTLSNHGRVAGCTKQFWPEFVGFKYKMSNLQAAVGCAQVERIDELIERKRAIFANYARALEGVPGVSLNPEPAHGRNGYWMPTVVFDADTGIHREQMIAVFQAADIDARVFFWPLSSLPMFSAYAVDTPLAFALPERAFNLPSYHDMTDADQQRVVQVVLDLLARGHTV; via the coding sequence ATGAGCAGAATTCATTACACCAAACCCAGCGTTGGCGAACTCGAAGCGCAGTACGTCCTGGACGCCGTGCAGAACGGTTGGGGCGCACGTTGCTACGAATACCTGACACGTTTCGAGCACGGCTTTGCCGAGCATCTGGGCGCCACCTACGCCATCGCCACTTCCAGTTGCACCGGTGCGCTGCACATGGGCATGGCCGCGCTGGGTGTCGGCGCTGGCGATGAAGTGATCCTGGCCAACACCAACTGGATTGCCTCGGCGGCACCGATCACTTATCTGGGCGCCACGCCGGTGTTTGTCGATGTACTGGCGGACAGCTGGTGCCTGGATCCGCAGCTTGTCAGAAAGGCGATCACCCCGCGCACCAAGGCGATTCTCGCCGTGCATCTGTACGGCAATCTGTGTGACATGGACGCGCTGCTCGCCATCGGTCGCGAGTTCGGCATCCCGGTGATCGAAGACGCGGCGGAAGCCATCGGCTCGCAATGGCGCGGCAAGGCTGCCGGTTCGCTGGGGGCTTTCGGCGCTTTTTCGTTTCATGGCACCAAGACCATGACCACCGGTGAGGGTGGCATGTTCGTCACCTCGGACAAGGCTTTGTATGAGCGGGTCCTGACCCTGTCCAACCATGGTCGTGTGGCAGGTTGCACCAAGCAGTTCTGGCCGGAGTTCGTCGGCTTCAAATACAAGATGAGCAATCTGCAGGCCGCTGTCGGCTGTGCCCAGGTCGAGCGAATCGATGAGTTGATCGAACGCAAACGGGCGATTTTTGCCAACTACGCGCGGGCGCTCGAAGGCGTACCGGGTGTGTCGCTCAATCCCGAACCGGCCCATGGCCGTAATGGCTACTGGATGCCGACCGTGGTGTTCGATGCCGATACCGGTATCCATCGCGAGCAAATGATCGCCGTCTTCCAGGCCGCCGACATCGACGCGCGGGTGTTTTTCTGGCCGCTGTCGTCGCTGCCGATGTTCAGCGCATACGCGGTCGACACGCCGCTGGCGTTTGCCTTGCCGGAGCGCGCCTTCAACCTGCCGAGCTATCACGACATGACCGACGCCGATCAGCAGCGTGTGGTGCAAGTGGTGCTGGATCTGCTGGCTCGCGGGCACACAGTGTGA
- a CDS encoding acetyltransferase — MKLYLLGAANPEAVRMLHAVKRSSPNVEFAFLDNDPRKHGTLFHGVPVLGGCELVGELNGEDVRFVNLITGSTRLRYETTCQLVDAGARLGQFVHPGIDLSMIRMGQGSYLQEGVLMQAEVTLGDNTSISAGSVVGHEGQIGHSVFMAPGVCIAGCVEIGDGTFIGTNATILPRLRIGRWVTIGAGAVVTKDVPDFSVVVGNPARIIKTNAVPYPDARVFR, encoded by the coding sequence GTGAAGCTGTATCTGCTGGGGGCCGCCAACCCGGAAGCGGTGCGCATGCTGCACGCCGTCAAGCGCAGCTCGCCGAACGTCGAATTCGCCTTCCTCGACAACGATCCGCGCAAGCACGGCACGCTGTTTCATGGGGTGCCGGTGCTCGGTGGTTGCGAACTTGTCGGCGAGCTCAATGGCGAGGATGTGCGCTTCGTCAATCTGATCACTGGCAGTACCCGGTTACGCTACGAAACCACCTGTCAGCTGGTGGATGCCGGTGCGCGCCTCGGTCAGTTCGTTCATCCGGGGATCGACCTGAGCATGATCCGCATGGGGCAGGGCAGTTATCTGCAGGAAGGCGTGCTGATGCAGGCTGAAGTGACACTGGGCGACAACACCAGCATCAGCGCCGGCAGTGTCGTGGGGCATGAAGGGCAGATCGGCCACTCGGTGTTCATGGCGCCGGGTGTGTGTATCGCCGGTTGCGTGGAAATCGGCGACGGGACCTTTATCGGCACCAACGCCACGATCCTGCCGCGCCTGCGCATCGGTCGCTGGGTAACCATCGGTGCCGGTGCGGTAGTGACCAAAGATGTTCCGGATTTTTCGGTCGTGGTGGGCAATCCCGCCAGGATCATCAAGACCAATGCAGTGCCTTACCCGGATGCCAGGGTGTTCAGGTAG